One stretch of Roseimicrobium sp. ORNL1 DNA includes these proteins:
- a CDS encoding glycosyltransferase family 2 protein, giving the protein MPALEGDPRCTIVIPFYNEGPNVATLLNEVRGVMREVPIAYEILAINDGSTDDTKAELYSVMSTWRCLRVIDLQKNSGQAAALWTGFKQARGGVIVTMDGDGQNDPADIPRILEAVEHGADMVAGIRATRRDSLLRKLMSRLANAVRNLVLHDGIRDSGCALKGFRREVCGSFIPIRTLYSFMPALAKAAGYRIEQLPVNHRERTAGRSKYGLGVMLWRPVLDMLGIWWFSSRRFQGGAAR; this is encoded by the coding sequence ATGCCAGCCCTTGAAGGCGACCCCCGCTGCACCATTGTCATTCCCTTCTACAACGAAGGACCCAACGTCGCCACTTTGCTCAACGAAGTGCGAGGTGTGATGCGTGAGGTCCCCATCGCGTATGAAATCCTCGCTATCAACGACGGAAGCACCGATGATACGAAGGCGGAACTCTATTCCGTAATGTCGACTTGGCGTTGTCTGCGAGTGATTGATCTGCAGAAGAACAGCGGCCAGGCGGCTGCCCTTTGGACTGGATTCAAGCAGGCGAGGGGAGGCGTTATTGTCACCATGGATGGAGACGGCCAGAATGATCCTGCCGATATTCCACGCATCCTCGAAGCTGTTGAGCACGGAGCAGATATGGTGGCAGGCATCCGGGCAACACGCCGTGATTCGCTCCTGCGCAAGCTCATGTCCAGACTGGCCAATGCGGTCCGGAACCTCGTGCTTCACGATGGCATTCGGGATTCCGGCTGCGCGTTGAAAGGGTTCCGCCGGGAAGTGTGTGGCAGCTTCATCCCCATCCGCACGCTCTATTCATTCATGCCGGCACTTGCCAAGGCCGCAGGGTATCGAATCGAGCAGCTGCCCGTGAATCACCGCGAACGCACTGCCGGGCGCTCCAAGTACGGGCTGGGCGTAATGCTTTGGCGGCCCGTATTGGACATGCTGGGCATCTGGTGGTTCTCCAGTCGCAGGTTCCAGGGAGGAGCGGCGCGATGA
- a CDS encoding glycosyltransferase family 39 protein, which yields MPSLSHLDTFLFHFINRDTANPVFDVLMPFLSGNAVFFPMLGVLIMVLLYQGGPRTLAYILVMTLTVLVASNWVCAPLKEWIMRPRPAMSLEGVRLLFGNGKGLSSMPSCHAMNWGAMAMVTWLFHRSTWKFMVPLALFVAYSRVYLGVHYPTDVMAGLAIGAITGAVMFVGCCLVWAHLGRRALPAWWARCPSLCGHQPVIISENLVRDRDITWRNATWIFLSALLVVRLGYIASDTIQLSEDEAYQWMWSRNLDWAYYSKPPMIAWIQWMGTNLWGHTAFGVRFFAAVLAFMFGLMVWLFVRERAGEKAAFVLSVIFAATPLFAVGSTLLTVDAPTVFFHTASVLAAWVAIERDSTRWWVLAGVCMALGFLSKFFSPFLWIGLLAFLVWSPQYRYQLRRPGIWIALALNLAGTIPVLVWNSTHDWITLTHLQERGGLDKSASFNVSSLGEFVGSIAGLLNPAFFVAAVVGVWGFIKLGNKPALWRYLFCMSMPVFGFYLILACRGKAQPNWIGPAAPALFLLAAFWWHSQGNPKALKWWLSLGLAVGIPLVVFLHDTQLFHKVTGIYLSEKVDPLNRVRGGSDLAAVVAEQRKALEGEGKPVFLIADHYGRASLLNFYLHTEPEFVRDGKIAYTLSSTLPRNQYWFWSGYEHRVGENAIFVASGDSKRDLPQRLKSEFRHIKKLGHFSVRHEGKICGHVQLFACRDKLPVVAGESAGR from the coding sequence ATGCCAAGCCTATCACACCTCGACACCTTCCTTTTCCATTTCATCAACCGCGACACGGCAAATCCGGTCTTTGACGTGTTGATGCCATTCCTCAGCGGGAATGCAGTCTTCTTCCCCATGCTTGGGGTGCTCATCATGGTGCTGTTGTACCAGGGTGGCCCGCGGACTCTTGCCTACATCCTGGTGATGACACTGACCGTTCTCGTTGCCAGCAACTGGGTCTGTGCCCCACTCAAGGAGTGGATTATGCGGCCCCGGCCGGCCATGTCCCTTGAAGGTGTGCGCCTTCTGTTTGGGAATGGGAAAGGGCTGAGTTCCATGCCCTCATGTCATGCCATGAATTGGGGAGCCATGGCCATGGTGACATGGCTGTTCCATCGCAGCACCTGGAAGTTCATGGTGCCGCTCGCGCTGTTTGTCGCGTATTCCCGGGTCTACCTTGGAGTACACTACCCGACGGATGTGATGGCGGGACTCGCCATCGGTGCCATCACGGGCGCAGTCATGTTCGTAGGGTGTTGCCTGGTGTGGGCCCATCTGGGGCGGCGTGCGCTGCCTGCGTGGTGGGCCAGGTGTCCTTCACTATGTGGACACCAGCCGGTTATTATTTCAGAAAATCTCGTTCGTGACCGGGACATCACCTGGAGAAACGCGACCTGGATATTTTTGAGTGCTCTATTGGTGGTGCGACTTGGCTACATTGCCAGCGATACCATCCAATTGAGCGAGGACGAAGCTTACCAGTGGATGTGGAGCCGGAATCTTGACTGGGCCTACTACAGCAAGCCTCCCATGATCGCATGGATCCAGTGGATGGGGACCAACCTTTGGGGGCATACCGCATTTGGAGTACGGTTCTTTGCGGCGGTGCTGGCCTTCATGTTTGGGCTCATGGTGTGGCTGTTTGTCAGAGAGCGAGCGGGGGAGAAGGCCGCGTTCGTTCTGTCCGTCATCTTTGCGGCCACACCCTTGTTTGCCGTGGGTTCCACGCTGCTTACGGTAGACGCTCCCACGGTGTTTTTCCACACAGCCTCGGTACTGGCTGCGTGGGTCGCGATAGAGCGCGACAGCACACGATGGTGGGTGCTTGCGGGCGTCTGCATGGCCCTGGGGTTTCTGAGCAAGTTCTTCTCCCCATTTCTCTGGATTGGCCTGCTGGCCTTTCTGGTTTGGAGTCCCCAGTACAGGTATCAGTTACGCCGGCCAGGTATTTGGATTGCCCTCGCTCTCAATCTTGCCGGCACGATACCGGTGCTCGTCTGGAACTCCACCCATGATTGGATCACCCTCACCCACCTTCAGGAACGTGGCGGCCTGGACAAGAGCGCTTCATTCAATGTCAGTTCGTTGGGTGAGTTTGTGGGCTCCATCGCAGGCCTCCTGAATCCTGCCTTCTTCGTTGCGGCCGTAGTGGGCGTCTGGGGTTTCATCAAGCTCGGCAACAAACCGGCCCTGTGGCGCTACTTGTTCTGCATGAGCATGCCTGTTTTCGGATTCTATCTGATCCTGGCCTGCCGGGGCAAAGCACAACCCAATTGGATTGGACCTGCCGCGCCGGCCTTGTTCTTGCTCGCGGCTTTCTGGTGGCATTCGCAAGGGAACCCCAAGGCTTTGAAGTGGTGGCTGAGTCTGGGTTTGGCAGTGGGAATACCTCTGGTGGTCTTCCTTCATGACACCCAACTCTTCCACAAGGTAACCGGTATCTATCTGAGCGAAAAGGTGGACCCGCTGAATCGGGTGCGTGGCGGGTCTGATCTTGCTGCCGTCGTGGCAGAGCAACGCAAGGCTTTGGAGGGGGAGGGGAAGCCGGTGTTCCTGATTGCCGACCACTATGGGCGGGCCAGCCTGTTGAACTTCTACCTCCACACGGAGCCCGAGTTCGTTCGCGATGGCAAAATCGCCTACACGCTGTCTTCCACCTTACCGCGCAATCAATATTGGTTCTGGTCGGGATATGAGCACAGGGTGGGGGAGAATGCCATCTTCGTGGCGAGTGGCGACTCCAAGCGTGATCTACCCCAGCGCCTCAAGAGCGAGTTTCGACACATCAAGAAGCTGGGTCACTTCTCCGTCCGTCATGAAGGCAAGATCTGTGGCCACGTGCAACTGTTTGCCTGTCGCGACAAGCTTCCTGTAGTCGCTGGGGAGTCTGCAGGGAGATAA
- a CDS encoding heavy metal response regulator transcription factor → MRILVVEDEKRSRDALANGLRESGFVVDAVGDGDTGLNAALDLEYDLIVLDVMLPNLDGWQVLEKLRSKSVGTPVLFLTARDAVADRVKGLELGADDYLVKPFAWVEFLARVRTLLRRSPVRRPEILTVGDLELDIPRMKARRDGQYLELTAKEFQLLSLLARRSGEILSRTTIAELVWDMNFTTDSNAVEVAMGRLRKKVDEPFKTRLIHTQRGLGYTLEDRGSR, encoded by the coding sequence ATGCGCATCCTGGTCGTAGAGGACGAAAAAAGAAGCAGAGACGCCCTGGCCAATGGCCTTCGGGAGTCTGGATTTGTTGTGGATGCTGTGGGAGACGGTGACACCGGTCTGAATGCAGCACTCGACCTGGAGTACGATCTCATTGTGTTGGATGTGATGCTGCCTAATCTCGATGGCTGGCAAGTCCTGGAAAAGCTCCGATCAAAAAGTGTCGGCACCCCGGTACTCTTCCTTACAGCGCGTGATGCCGTGGCGGATCGAGTGAAGGGACTTGAACTGGGAGCCGATGACTATCTGGTGAAGCCGTTTGCCTGGGTGGAGTTTCTGGCGCGCGTGCGCACTCTCCTTCGCCGCTCACCCGTGCGCCGCCCTGAGATCCTTACAGTAGGAGATCTCGAACTCGACATTCCCCGAATGAAAGCGCGGAGGGATGGACAATATCTCGAGCTGACAGCAAAAGAGTTTCAGCTCCTGAGCCTCCTTGCGAGGCGCAGTGGGGAGATTCTCTCCCGGACTACCATCGCAGAGTTGGTCTGGGACATGAACTTCACCACGGACTCCAACGCGGTCGAAGTGGCGATGGGTCGACTCCGGAAGAAGGTGGATGAGCCTTTCAAGACGCGCCTCATCCACACTCAGCGCGGCTTGGGCTATACCTTGGAAGATCGTGGAAGCAGGTAG
- a CDS encoding heavy metal sensor histidine kinase, with the protein MSLSRRASSTLSAAWAIPWKIVEAGSQIVQRATPLTLRLVLGYMVVALITLSFAAVFLHQRLYHSFEVEDAELLNAHVQTLRQEMAAHPGNLHEASEVILSTSSHRSLEKYYGQLLDREGKVLIETPGFSSLAPDASAFPHPVNETETITQVKRYQHSRHAAPAFLASAWVKSSESQPLLLYRIALDVTHVDQWMLEFRNHLIWVIGVGTALSAVLAWLLTRRGLKPLQEITAAMRRVGSGRLNERLGRNPWPQELADMADEFDLMLKRLKNAFEKVSQFSADAAHEFRTPLNNLLLSSGQILSQERDIDVYRQVIASNIEEYERLKSMVDRLLFIARADNEEAILNKSSIDLGALVAEILDFYSLLGDERQITLKADGTARIAGDITLIRLAISNLVSNSIRHTSAGGQVAVKIQDIGDACIVEVADTGEGIAPQHLPNLFDRFYRVDAARSALTNEKGVGLGLALVKSVIQLHDGEITVASELGAGTTMRITLPKNPR; encoded by the coding sequence ATGAGCCTTTCAAGACGCGCCTCATCCACACTCAGCGCGGCTTGGGCTATACCTTGGAAGATCGTGGAAGCAGGTAGTCAAATCGTCCAGCGCGCCACACCGCTCACCTTGCGCCTGGTGCTGGGCTACATGGTGGTGGCACTGATCACCCTCTCCTTTGCGGCGGTCTTTCTTCATCAAAGGCTCTACCACAGTTTTGAAGTGGAAGACGCGGAGTTGCTCAATGCCCACGTACAAACGCTGCGGCAGGAAATGGCAGCTCATCCTGGCAACTTGCACGAAGCCTCCGAGGTCATTCTCTCGACCTCCAGTCATCGCAGCCTGGAGAAGTACTATGGGCAACTGTTGGATCGAGAAGGGAAGGTGCTCATCGAAACGCCTGGATTCAGCTCGCTGGCTCCTGATGCCAGTGCCTTTCCACATCCTGTCAATGAGACGGAGACCATCACCCAGGTAAAGCGCTATCAGCATTCGCGACACGCTGCGCCGGCCTTTCTTGCTTCCGCATGGGTGAAGTCCAGTGAGTCCCAACCTCTGCTGCTGTACCGCATCGCGCTCGATGTTACGCACGTGGACCAGTGGATGCTTGAGTTCAGAAATCACCTCATCTGGGTCATCGGGGTGGGAACGGCCCTGTCTGCGGTGCTGGCGTGGCTGCTGACGCGAAGAGGTTTGAAGCCCCTGCAGGAGATCACGGCAGCGATGCGTCGAGTGGGTTCGGGGCGCCTCAACGAGAGACTCGGGCGCAACCCCTGGCCACAGGAACTCGCGGACATGGCGGATGAGTTTGACCTGATGCTCAAGCGGCTAAAGAACGCCTTCGAAAAGGTCTCCCAATTTTCTGCAGATGCCGCTCATGAGTTTCGCACACCGCTGAACAACCTGTTGCTAAGCTCAGGCCAGATTCTGTCCCAGGAGCGCGACATTGACGTCTATCGTCAGGTCATCGCCTCGAACATTGAAGAATACGAGCGCCTGAAGAGCATGGTGGACAGGCTCCTTTTCATCGCTCGCGCAGACAACGAAGAAGCCATCTTGAACAAGAGCAGCATCGATCTTGGCGCTCTTGTTGCGGAAATCCTCGATTTCTACTCGCTGCTCGGGGATGAGAGGCAGATCACACTCAAGGCCGACGGTACAGCAAGGATTGCAGGGGATATCACCCTGATCCGCCTCGCCATTTCAAATCTTGTATCAAACTCCATACGACACACGTCAGCCGGAGGGCAGGTAGCGGTGAAGATACAAGACATCGGAGATGCCTGCATTGTCGAAGTGGCGGATACAGGTGAAGGCATCGCACCCCAACACCTGCCAAACCTGTTCGACCGGTTTTACCGTGTAGATGCGGCTCGAAGTGCCCTGACGAATGAGAAGGGCGTCGGGCTTGGCCTCGCGCTGGTGAAATCTGTCATCCAGCTTCACGACGGCGAAATTACCGTAGCGAGTGAGTTGGGGGCAGGCACTACCATGCGAATCACGCTCCCCAAGAATCCCCGATAG
- a CDS encoding TolC family protein, translating into MATNRPQAGAFSWPSGLSAGSTLSVDQAVGVSLWNNPDFQSALADLGISKAEVIRAGQLPNPTLSLLLPNNPQAAELAANLPLEMLWLRPKRVRAAKLDAEAVAQRLMQGGIDLARDVKLACAAVELAREKHQRAKESANIFGEIAKVAESRFKAGDTGELEVSQSRAEALVVEQDALRLQYEERLAMEKLRALLGLAGSDDSFALARLPSPRMSAPASAKRLTADAMEARPDVKAAQLTAQAAAEKAKLAPAEMFALGIGSKTTEGQGTQGSFDVALPILNQNQAGRAAANAQLNKAVRQLNAARERVAAEVRQARIQVEAARSVAAGWTRVLPELETSLTRSRRLVELGDTPQLVTLDAARRLADARSKAAESDARLREAWAELERATGNTRLPKP; encoded by the coding sequence ATGGCGACGAATCGTCCACAGGCAGGCGCATTCTCCTGGCCTTCCGGATTGAGTGCTGGCAGCACCCTTTCCGTGGACCAAGCCGTGGGCGTCAGCCTTTGGAACAATCCGGACTTCCAGTCTGCACTCGCAGACTTGGGTATCAGCAAAGCCGAGGTCATCCGTGCCGGTCAGTTGCCGAATCCGACCCTGTCACTACTGCTCCCCAACAATCCACAGGCTGCGGAGCTTGCGGCCAATCTTCCCCTGGAGATGCTGTGGCTTCGCCCCAAGCGCGTGCGTGCGGCGAAGCTGGATGCCGAAGCAGTGGCGCAACGACTCATGCAGGGCGGCATCGACCTTGCGCGCGATGTGAAGCTTGCTTGTGCAGCTGTCGAGCTGGCGAGAGAAAAGCATCAACGAGCCAAGGAGAGCGCCAACATCTTCGGTGAGATCGCGAAAGTCGCGGAGTCGCGCTTCAAGGCAGGTGACACGGGAGAATTGGAAGTATCCCAATCGCGTGCCGAAGCCTTGGTGGTGGAACAAGACGCTCTGCGTCTGCAATACGAAGAGAGGCTCGCCATGGAGAAGCTCCGTGCCTTGCTCGGTCTGGCTGGCAGTGACGACAGCTTCGCCCTCGCGCGGCTACCTTCCCCGCGGATGTCAGCTCCGGCTTCCGCCAAACGATTGACCGCTGATGCGATGGAGGCGCGCCCTGACGTGAAGGCCGCGCAACTCACTGCACAGGCCGCAGCGGAGAAAGCGAAACTGGCGCCAGCTGAAATGTTCGCCCTGGGCATTGGAAGCAAGACCACGGAAGGCCAGGGAACGCAGGGTTCCTTCGATGTCGCACTGCCCATCCTTAATCAGAACCAGGCTGGCAGGGCGGCAGCAAATGCACAGCTCAACAAAGCAGTGCGACAACTCAATGCCGCGCGAGAACGCGTCGCTGCCGAGGTGAGGCAGGCAAGGATACAAGTGGAGGCTGCACGAAGTGTGGCTGCAGGATGGACGCGTGTGCTTCCGGAACTGGAGACTTCCTTAACCCGCTCAAGGCGTCTGGTGGAACTGGGAGACACACCCCAACTCGTCACGCTGGATGCTGCCCGCCGCCTGGCGGACGCGCGATCCAAAGCCGCTGAGAGCGACGCGAGACTGCGGGAAGCATGGGCTGAACTGGAACGCGCCACAGGGAATACTCGACTGCCGAAACCATGA
- a CDS encoding efflux RND transporter permease subunit, producing the protein MLNALVSASLRFRVLVLLGATLLLVFGLQSVRHAPLDVFPEFAPPLAEVQTEAPGLSTEEVDALVTVPLENALNGLPWLKTVRSKSVLGLSSIVLIFTDGTDVLRARQMITERLGQVQSRLPAAMRPPVLLSPHSSLSRVMKIGLTSPKLSQQDLSELALWTIRPRLMAVPGVANVAIWGQRDKQYQVHVDPEKLRALGVTLDAVMKAAGDAATVAPGGFLDTPNQRLAIRDSGGIQHIDDLANTLLESRNGAPIRLRDVAEVRIGHPPAIGDAIINDVPGLLLIVEKQPWGNTLDVTRGVEQALETLKPGLPDVAIDSRIFRPATFIETSLDNLSHALWLGCGFVVLVLLVFLFDLRTAFISLTAIPLSLLAAVLVLRAFGETLNTMVIAGLVIALGEVVDDAIIDVENIHRRLRLNAQLDRPRSLFTVVLRASLEVRSAVVYASLIVVLVMLPVFFLDGLAGSFFRPLALAYVLSILASLVVALTVTPALSFMMLGKHSKKPRENPLLRGLQGLYGSILPFFMARPRFWFAAVLAAIVGAGFMATKLGEEFLPNFRERDFLMHWVEKPATSLEAMTRITVQASRELRSVPGVNNFGSHIARAELGDEVVGPNFTELWISLDPSADYDTSLHKIQGIVDGYPGLYRDVQTYLRERVKEVLTGASASIVVRLYGPDLEVLRSKAGEVFDAIRKIDGVATLKIEPQSLVPQVRVKVRPEIASAFGVTAGQVRKAMSVFVKGQKVGEVFTDQKVHEVTVWGAPEVRADISAINALLIDTTSGGHVRLGDVAEVTVVPTPNEIKRESASRRLDVTCNASGRDLGAVAREVQEKVSKLSFPAGYHPEFLGEDAARRESKQRILWLSIASLVGVLALLQADFQSGRLTMLLALTLPFALIGGVLAVWWTGGILSLGSLVGFVTVLGIAARNGIMLLSHYQHLMEKEGMAFGPELIIRGARERLSPILMTAACAGLALVPLAWKGNVPGHEIEHPMAVVILGGLVTSTLLNLLLLPALFGWLGRKSAAEASG; encoded by the coding sequence ATGCTCAATGCCCTCGTCTCCGCCTCGTTACGATTTCGTGTGCTCGTGCTTCTCGGCGCGACGCTGCTTCTCGTGTTCGGCCTGCAGTCCGTCCGTCACGCGCCACTGGACGTGTTCCCGGAATTCGCCCCACCTCTCGCAGAAGTGCAGACGGAAGCACCGGGCCTTTCCACAGAGGAGGTAGATGCTCTCGTCACCGTGCCTTTGGAGAACGCCTTGAACGGTCTCCCCTGGCTGAAGACGGTACGCTCCAAGTCGGTGCTGGGCCTCTCATCCATCGTCCTCATCTTCACGGACGGCACGGACGTCCTGCGAGCCCGGCAGATGATCACTGAGCGCCTTGGTCAGGTGCAGAGCCGCTTGCCAGCGGCGATGCGACCACCCGTGCTGCTTTCGCCACATTCGTCGCTGAGCCGCGTGATGAAGATTGGCCTCACCTCGCCCAAGCTCTCCCAGCAAGACCTCAGCGAGCTTGCCTTGTGGACCATCCGCCCACGACTCATGGCGGTACCCGGCGTGGCCAACGTGGCCATCTGGGGACAGCGTGACAAACAATACCAGGTGCACGTCGATCCCGAGAAGCTTCGAGCCTTGGGTGTCACCCTGGACGCGGTGATGAAAGCGGCGGGCGATGCGGCCACCGTGGCACCCGGGGGATTCCTCGACACGCCCAACCAGCGCCTCGCCATTCGCGACTCGGGCGGCATCCAGCACATCGACGACCTGGCAAACACGCTTCTGGAATCACGCAATGGCGCCCCCATTCGACTGCGAGACGTGGCAGAAGTTCGCATCGGCCATCCGCCAGCAATTGGTGACGCCATTATCAATGACGTGCCGGGTCTGCTCCTCATCGTGGAGAAGCAGCCTTGGGGAAACACACTCGACGTGACCCGGGGCGTGGAACAAGCGCTGGAGACTTTGAAACCTGGCCTGCCAGATGTGGCCATCGACAGCCGCATCTTCCGTCCCGCAACCTTCATCGAGACTTCGTTGGATAATCTCAGTCATGCCCTGTGGTTGGGATGCGGCTTTGTGGTTCTCGTCCTCCTGGTCTTCCTCTTTGATCTCCGCACTGCCTTCATCAGTCTAACGGCCATTCCCCTCTCCCTGCTCGCTGCGGTGCTGGTGCTGCGCGCCTTTGGAGAAACGCTGAACACCATGGTCATCGCAGGCCTGGTGATCGCGCTTGGCGAAGTGGTGGATGATGCCATCATCGATGTGGAGAACATCCATCGACGATTGCGACTGAATGCGCAGTTGGACCGCCCTCGCTCGCTCTTCACCGTGGTATTGCGCGCGTCCTTGGAAGTCCGTAGTGCCGTGGTGTACGCAAGCCTCATCGTGGTGCTGGTGATGCTCCCCGTCTTCTTCCTGGATGGGCTTGCGGGCAGCTTCTTCCGTCCCCTCGCGCTGGCGTATGTCTTGAGCATCCTTGCTTCACTGGTCGTGGCTCTCACCGTCACTCCTGCACTCAGCTTCATGATGCTGGGCAAACATTCCAAGAAGCCCCGGGAGAACCCGCTGCTGCGTGGCTTGCAGGGGTTGTATGGCAGCATCCTGCCCTTCTTCATGGCCAGGCCGCGCTTCTGGTTCGCCGCCGTACTCGCAGCCATTGTCGGCGCTGGATTCATGGCTACCAAGCTGGGGGAGGAATTCCTGCCAAACTTCCGGGAGCGGGACTTCCTCATGCACTGGGTGGAGAAGCCTGCGACCTCACTGGAAGCCATGACACGCATCACGGTGCAGGCCAGCCGTGAGTTGCGTTCGGTGCCCGGTGTAAACAACTTCGGCTCCCACATCGCCCGCGCGGAACTCGGGGATGAAGTCGTGGGTCCCAATTTCACGGAGCTGTGGATCTCGCTCGACCCGAGCGCAGACTACGACACTTCACTGCACAAGATTCAGGGCATCGTGGATGGATATCCTGGCCTCTACCGTGATGTGCAAACCTACCTCCGCGAGCGTGTGAAGGAGGTGCTCACAGGAGCGAGCGCCAGCATCGTCGTTCGACTGTATGGTCCCGACCTCGAAGTGCTCCGTTCCAAGGCTGGCGAAGTGTTTGATGCCATTCGGAAAATCGATGGTGTCGCCACGCTGAAGATTGAACCTCAGAGCCTCGTCCCTCAGGTGCGCGTGAAGGTACGTCCTGAAATCGCATCGGCATTCGGTGTGACGGCAGGTCAGGTGCGAAAGGCGATGTCGGTCTTCGTAAAAGGCCAGAAGGTGGGTGAGGTCTTCACCGATCAAAAAGTGCACGAGGTCACCGTCTGGGGCGCACCGGAGGTTCGTGCGGACATCTCTGCCATTAATGCCCTCTTGATCGACACCACCTCAGGAGGTCATGTCCGTCTCGGTGACGTGGCCGAAGTCACCGTGGTACCCACGCCGAATGAAATCAAACGTGAGTCTGCGTCCCGTCGATTGGATGTCACGTGCAATGCCAGCGGCCGCGACCTTGGTGCCGTGGCACGTGAGGTGCAGGAGAAGGTGTCCAAGTTATCCTTCCCTGCTGGATACCATCCGGAGTTCTTGGGAGAGGATGCAGCGCGACGCGAATCCAAGCAGCGCATTCTGTGGCTCAGCATCGCTTCGCTGGTGGGCGTGCTCGCGTTGCTTCAAGCAGACTTCCAATCGGGCAGGCTCACGATGCTGCTGGCGCTGACCCTGCCGTTTGCGCTCATTGGTGGCGTGCTGGCTGTCTGGTGGACCGGTGGCATTCTTTCGCTCGGCTCCCTCGTGGGGTTTGTCACGGTGCTCGGAATCGCCGCACGCAATGGCATCATGTTGCTGAGCCACTATCAGCATCTCATGGAGAAGGAAGGCATGGCCTTTGGCCCGGAGCTCATCATCAGAGGTGCCCGCGAACGCCTCTCCCCCATCTTGATGACAGCGGCCTGCGCGGGACTCGCATTGGTACCCCTGGCTTGGAAAGGAAATGTGCCGGGCCATGAGATTGAGCACCCCATGGCGGTGGTGATTCTCGGTGGGCTCGTTACATCGACACTGCTTAATCTGCTGCTGCTACCCGCGCTCTTTGGGTGGTTGGGGCGCAAGTCAGCAGCTGAAGCAAGCGGCTGA